A region of the Fusobacteria bacterium ZRK30 genome:
CAACAGATTTAGAGACCGGGAAGGAAATATGGTTAACTAAAGGGTCGGTTTTAGAAGCAGTTTGGTCTTCAGTTTCGTTGCCGGGATTATTTCCTGCTATAAAAACCAATGACAGGTGGCTTGTAGATGGGGGATTGGTGAATCCTGTACCAGTATCTACATGTCGTGCTTTGGGAGCTGACATAGTAATAGCTGTGGATTTAAATGGTGACATTGTTGGAAAACATTTTAAAAAATCTCCCCCTCCTAAAAAAAGATCGGGAATGATAAGTAAGATAAATAATTTGGTCAGAGAGTATACGCCTTCTATATTTGATACAGATGAAAATAATGAATCTCCTCCAAATTTATTTGATGCTATAGCCAGCTCAATTAATATAACCCAGGATAGAATAACCAAAAGCCGTATGGGAGAAGATCCGCCGGATATCCTTCTTTCTCCTAAGTTGGCTCGTATCAAACCACTGGAGTTCTATCGGGCAAGGGAGGCCATCGATGAGGGGATAAAGTGTGTTAAAAATAACATGAGAGACTTAAATGCTATTCTAGAAGTTATAGACAGGGAATAGTTCTCCTTAGAGTTCCAAAGTAGAAAAATAGGAAGTAATATGATAGAATATAAAGAATAGAATGTATTAAAGTTAAGGGGAGATAGATGATACCAAAACATATAGCAATTATAATGGATGGAAATGGAAGATGGGCTCAAAATAGGCACCTGCCTAGATTTGTCGGGCATCGTGAAGGTGCTAAAAGGATAAAAGCAATAATAGAGCACGCAGGGAATATAGGAATTAAATATTTGTCTGTATATGCTTTTTCTACAGAAAATTGGAAAAGACCTCAAAAAGAGGTGGATGCTCTTATGGATATCTTTCAAAAATATCTAAAAGCTGAAGCTAAAAATATGTTAAGAGATAACATAAGACTGATAGTTACAGGAAGAAAAGAAGGGGTATCTCCTAAACTTCTAAGTGCTATATCTGAAGTAGAAGAATTGACTGCAGGTAATGACGGATTGACCTTTAATATCTGTTTTAACTATGGAGGAAGATCGGAAATAATAGATGCAGTGAAAAAAATAATTGAATCTGGAGAAAAAAATATCAATGAAGAGAACTTTAAAGATTATCTTTATTCCGATATACCGGACCCTGAGCTAGTTATAAGAACCAGCGGGGAATTCAGAATATCTAATTTTTTACTTTGGCAGATGGCTTATTCAGAAATATATGTAACAGATGTATTGTGGCCTGATTTTG
Encoded here:
- a CDS encoding patatin-like phospholipase family protein, with protein sequence MKIGLALGSGSSRGWAHIGIIKALADLGIVPDIVCGTSIGAVVGASYLSNNLENLEEWACSLTKFEVAKFFEINMSLNGFIDTHRLHHFLNKYVASDNASIEEFSKQYAAVATDLETGKEIWLTKGSVLEAVWSSVSLPGLFPAIKTNDRWLVDGGLVNPVPVSTCRALGADIVIAVDLNGDIVGKHFKKSPPPKKRSGMISKINNLVREYTPSIFDTDENNESPPNLFDAIASSINITQDRITKSRMGEDPPDILLSPKLARIKPLEFYRAREAIDEGIKCVKNNMRDLNAILEVIDRE
- a CDS encoding isoprenyl transferase, with the protein product MIPKHIAIIMDGNGRWAQNRHLPRFVGHREGAKRIKAIIEHAGNIGIKYLSVYAFSTENWKRPQKEVDALMDIFQKYLKAEAKNMLRDNIRLIVTGRKEGVSPKLLSAISEVEELTAGNDGLTFNICFNYGGRSEIIDAVKKIIESGEKNINEENFKDYLYSDIPDPELVIRTSGEFRISNFLLWQMAYSEIYVTDVLWPDFDEKEFDRAIENFKNRDRRFGGVKDVK